From Streptomyces yatensis, one genomic window encodes:
- a CDS encoding MFS transporter, whose translation MATTTPDGGVRGPAGHPAHAKHGGGGHRGHHGHDADSSAPMTHRQIMEALSGLLLGMFVAILSSTIVSNALPEIIADLHGGQSAYTWVVTATLLAMTAATPLWGKLSDLFSKKLLVQIALLIYVAGSVVAGLSQNPGMLIACRVVQGIGVGGLSALAQVVMAAMISPRERGRYSGYLGATFAVATVGGPLLGGVITDTSWLGWRWCFYVGVPFAVIALIVLQKTLKLPVVKRDVKVDWSGAFFISAAVSLLLLWVTFAGDKYDWISWQTYAMVGGSIALGLIFILIESKAREPIIPLRLFRNKTITLASLASLFVGIAMFSGTVFFSQYFQLARGETPTMSGVMTIPMIGGLFVSSTVSGQVITKTGRWKAWLVIGGVLVTAGLGLLGTIRYDTPYWHMAIYMALMGLGIGMMMQNLVLATQNQVAPQDLGAASAVVTFFRSLGGAVGVSALGAVLANRVTHYVKDGLSDLGPKGAALGHAGTGGGGIPNVKALPEPIRTITESAYGHGVADVFLFAAPAALLGLLLTLFIKEVALKTNSGSQQAATASDAPATDATPADAMAATAAAGQVADLEPALVGAPAAAMPEPDSSGALAATAPQRLAAFASAGGDGADHQPRQGVHGFVRNADGGPVARAAVTLISLAGRQLGRSVAHPDGSYALDAPSSGSYVLIAAADGHQPQASTIVVGDDPLAFDIVLSGTSGLVGTVRGAADGRPVDAAMVVVTDVRGEVLATGKTGEQGDFGFEELVSGTFTLAVNAPGYRPAALPVEVGAQGLTRVEIALQAGARVQGIVRAGADRRPLPDARVTLVDAAGNVVATSTTGEDGAYAFTDLDAGDYTVIASGYPPVAGALTVSGPGVDGHDVELTHPGE comes from the coding sequence ATGGCAACGACCACACCGGACGGCGGTGTGCGGGGACCCGCGGGGCACCCCGCCCACGCCAAGCACGGCGGGGGAGGGCACCGGGGCCATCACGGCCACGACGCGGACTCCTCGGCGCCGATGACCCACCGGCAGATCATGGAGGCGCTCTCCGGGCTGCTGCTGGGGATGTTCGTCGCGATCCTGTCGTCGACGATCGTCTCCAACGCGCTGCCCGAGATCATCGCCGACCTCCACGGCGGTCAGTCCGCCTACACCTGGGTCGTCACCGCCACCCTGCTGGCCATGACCGCCGCCACCCCGCTGTGGGGCAAGCTCTCCGACCTGTTCAGCAAGAAGCTGCTGGTCCAGATAGCCCTGCTGATCTATGTCGCGGGCTCCGTGGTGGCCGGTCTGTCGCAGAACCCCGGCATGCTGATCGCCTGCCGTGTGGTGCAGGGCATCGGCGTCGGCGGTCTGTCCGCCCTGGCCCAGGTCGTCATGGCGGCGATGATCTCCCCGCGTGAGCGCGGCCGGTACAGCGGCTACCTCGGCGCGACCTTCGCCGTCGCGACCGTCGGCGGTCCGCTGCTGGGCGGCGTGATCACCGACACCTCCTGGCTGGGCTGGCGCTGGTGCTTCTACGTCGGCGTTCCGTTCGCCGTCATCGCGCTGATCGTGCTGCAGAAGACCCTGAAGCTCCCCGTGGTCAAGCGGGACGTCAAGGTCGACTGGAGCGGCGCCTTCTTCATCAGCGCGGCGGTCTCGCTGCTGCTGCTCTGGGTGACCTTCGCGGGCGACAAGTACGACTGGATCTCGTGGCAGACCTACGCGATGGTCGGCGGTTCGATCGCGCTCGGTCTCATCTTCATCCTGATCGAGTCCAAGGCGCGCGAGCCGATCATCCCGCTGCGGCTGTTCCGCAACAAGACGATCACCCTCGCCTCGCTGGCATCGCTCTTCGTCGGTATCGCGATGTTCTCCGGCACCGTCTTCTTCAGCCAGTACTTCCAGCTGGCGCGCGGTGAGACGCCCACCATGTCGGGCGTCATGACCATCCCGATGATCGGTGGCCTGTTCGTCTCCTCGACCGTTTCCGGTCAGGTCATCACCAAGACCGGTCGCTGGAAGGCATGGCTGGTCATCGGTGGTGTGCTGGTGACGGCGGGCCTCGGGCTGCTGGGCACCATCCGGTACGACACCCCGTACTGGCACATGGCGATCTACATGGCGCTCATGGGCCTCGGCATCGGCATGATGATGCAGAACCTGGTGCTGGCCACCCAGAACCAGGTGGCCCCGCAGGACCTCGGCGCGGCCAGTGCCGTCGTCACCTTCTTCCGCTCCCTGGGCGGTGCGGTGGGCGTCTCGGCGCTCGGTGCGGTGCTCGCCAACCGCGTCACCCACTACGTCAAGGACGGCCTGTCCGACCTCGGCCCCAAGGGCGCCGCGCTGGGCCACGCCGGCACCGGCGGCGGTGGCATCCCCAACGTCAAGGCGCTGCCCGAGCCGATCCGCACCATCACGGAGAGCGCCTACGGGCACGGTGTCGCGGACGTCTTCCTCTTCGCCGCCCCGGCCGCGCTGCTCGGCCTTCTGCTGACCCTGTTCATCAAGGAGGTCGCCCTGAAGACCAACTCCGGATCCCAGCAGGCCGCGACCGCCTCGGACGCCCCGGCCACCGACGCCACCCCGGCCGACGCGATGGCGGCCACGGCCGCCGCCGGACAGGTCGCCGACCTCGAGCCCGCGCTCGTGGGCGCCCCGGCCGCCGCGATGCCCGAGCCGGACTCGAGCGGTGCCCTCGCGGCCACCGCCCCGCAGCGCCTGGCGGCCTTCGCCTCCGCCGGGGGCGACGGCGCGGACCATCAGCCCCGGCAGGGTGTGCACGGCTTCGTGCGGAACGCGGACGGCGGCCCCGTCGCCCGCGCCGCGGTGACCCTGATCTCGCTCGCCGGGCGCCAACTGGGCCGCTCGGTGGCGCACCCCGACGGCTCGTACGCCCTGGACGCGCCGAGCTCCGGCTCCTACGTCCTGATCGCGGCGGCCGACGGCCACCAGCCGCAGGCGTCCACGATCGTGGTCGGGGACGACCCGCTCGCCTTCGACATCGTCCTGTCGGGCACCAGCGGTCTGGTGGGCACCGTGCGCGGCGCCGCCGACGGCCGTCCGGTGGACGCGGCGATGGTCGTGGTCACCGATGTCCGCGGCGAGGTGCTGGCCACCGGGAAGACCGGTGAGCAGGGCGACTTCGGCTTCGAGGAGCTGGTCTCCGGGACCTTCACGCTCGCGGTGAACGCGCCGGGCTACCGGCCCGCGGCCCTGCCCGTCGAGGTGGGCGCCCAGGGGCTGACCCGGGTGGAGATAGCCCTGCAGGCCGGCGCCCGGGTGCAGGGCATAGTCCGGGCCGGTGCCGACCGGCGCCCGCTGCCGGACGCGCGGGTCACCCTCGTGGACGCGGCCGGGAACGTGGTCGCCACCTCCACCACCGGTGAGGACGGCGCGTACGCCTTCACCGACCTGGACGCGGGCGACTACACGGTCATCGCGAGCGGCTACCCGCCGGTCGCGGGGGCGCTGACGGTCTCCGGGCCCGGCGTCGACGGCCACGACGTCGAACTCACCCACCCGGGCGAGTGA
- a CDS encoding MarR family winged helix-turn-helix transcriptional regulator, with protein MATQRHYEELARQLSAIGTVKRGLGRVLPTDCPSGAAIVLMLLDRYGEMRMSKLAELLDIDMSVTSRHVAHVADRGWVDRKPDPLDRRSRLLTINASGRTLLGEVSERYTDALANCLSDWSDEDVDHLNELLDRLRTSFGDTRSRPVPQQAESSITRTPSQR; from the coding sequence GTGGCCACACAGCGCCACTACGAGGAGCTGGCCCGGCAGCTCAGCGCCATCGGCACCGTCAAGCGCGGGCTCGGGCGCGTCCTGCCGACCGACTGCCCATCGGGCGCCGCCATCGTCCTGATGCTCCTCGACCGCTACGGCGAGATGCGCATGAGCAAGCTCGCCGAGCTGCTCGACATCGACATGTCGGTGACCAGCCGGCATGTGGCACATGTCGCGGACCGCGGCTGGGTGGACCGCAAGCCCGACCCGCTCGACCGCCGGTCGCGGCTGCTGACCATCAACGCCAGCGGACGAACCCTGCTCGGTGAGGTGTCCGAGCGCTACACGGACGCGCTCGCCAACTGTCTGAGCGACTGGTCGGACGAGGACGTCGACCACCTCAACGAACTTCTCGACCGCTTGCGGACGAGTTTCGGGGACACACGTTCCCGGCCCGTACCGCAACAGGCCGAGAGCAGCATCACCCGTACACCTTCGCAACGTTAA
- a CDS encoding RNA polymerase sigma factor SigF, with amino-acid sequence MSVELGSSKVLNNDAPLMPDDCDAIDTRTLSRSLFLRLATLDKDGAEAGYVRDTLIELNLPLVRYAAARFRSRNEPMEDIVQVGTIGLIKAIDRFDCERGVEFPTFAMPTVVGEIKRFFRDTSWSVRVPRRLQELRLALTKASDELSQKLDRSPTVPELAAALGVSEEDVVDGLAVGNAYTASSLDSPSPEDDGGEGSLADRLGYEDSALEGVEYRESLKPLLAKLPPRERQIIMLRFFANMTQSQIGEEVGISQMHVSRLLTRTLAQLREGLISD; translated from the coding sequence ATGTCCGTAGAACTGGGCAGCTCGAAGGTGCTCAACAACGACGCACCGCTCATGCCTGACGACTGCGACGCCATCGACACCCGCACCCTCTCCCGCTCCCTCTTCCTGCGGCTCGCCACACTCGACAAGGACGGTGCGGAGGCCGGCTACGTCCGTGACACCCTCATCGAGCTGAACCTCCCGCTCGTCCGCTACGCGGCGGCCCGGTTCCGCAGCCGTAACGAGCCGATGGAGGACATCGTCCAGGTCGGCACCATCGGCCTGATCAAGGCGATCGACCGCTTCGACTGCGAACGGGGCGTGGAGTTCCCGACGTTCGCCATGCCGACGGTCGTCGGCGAGATCAAGCGGTTCTTCCGTGACACCAGCTGGTCGGTGCGGGTCCCGCGGCGGCTGCAGGAGCTGCGACTGGCGCTCACCAAGGCCAGTGACGAGCTGTCACAGAAGCTCGACCGCTCCCCGACCGTCCCCGAGCTCGCCGCGGCGCTGGGCGTCTCGGAGGAGGACGTGGTCGACGGGCTCGCCGTGGGCAATGCCTACACGGCCAGCTCGCTGGACTCCCCGTCCCCCGAGGACGACGGCGGCGAGGGGTCGCTCGCCGACCGGCTGGGGTACGAGGACAGCGCACTGGAGGGCGTGGAGTACCGCGAGTCGCTCAAGCCCCTGCTGGCCAAACTGCCGCCGCGCGAGCGCCAGATCATCATGCTGCGCTTCTTCGCCAATATGACGCAGTCGCAAATCGGCGAAGAGGTCGGGATCTCCCAGATGCATGTCTCCCGGCTGCTCACCCGGACCCTGGCCCAGCTGCGCGAGGGCCTGATCTCGGACTGA
- a CDS encoding RNA polymerase sigma factor SigF gives MTVSARTAPRTPPQGDGGSESGRSRGADARALTQVLFAELSGLTPGTPEHTRVRAALIEANLPLVRYAAARFRSRNEPMEDVIQVGTIGLINAIDRFDPDRGVQFPTFAMPTVVGEIKRYFRDNVRTVHVPRRLHELWVQVNGATEDLTVLHGRSPTTAEIAERLKLSEEEVLACIEAGRSYHATSLEAAQEGDGLPGLVDRLGYEDPALAGVEHRDLVRHLLVQLPEREQRILLLRYYSNLTQSQISAELGVSQMHVSRLLSRSFARLRSANRIES, from the coding sequence GTGACCGTGTCGGCCCGTACCGCGCCCAGAACCCCGCCCCAGGGCGATGGCGGCAGCGAAAGCGGCAGAAGCCGCGGGGCTGACGCCAGAGCGCTCACCCAGGTGCTCTTCGCCGAGCTCTCCGGCCTCACTCCCGGGACCCCCGAGCACACCCGTGTGCGCGCCGCGCTGATCGAGGCCAATCTGCCGCTGGTCCGCTACGCCGCGGCCCGCTTCCGCAGCCGCAACGAACCCATGGAGGACGTGATCCAGGTCGGCACCATCGGCCTGATCAACGCGATCGACCGGTTCGACCCGGACCGCGGGGTGCAGTTCCCGACCTTCGCCATGCCGACCGTCGTCGGCGAGATCAAGCGCTACTTCCGCGACAACGTCCGCACCGTCCATGTGCCACGCCGGCTGCATGAACTGTGGGTGCAGGTCAACGGCGCGACCGAGGACCTGACCGTGCTGCACGGCCGCTCCCCGACGACGGCCGAGATCGCCGAACGGCTCAAGCTCAGCGAGGAGGAGGTGCTCGCCTGCATCGAGGCGGGCCGCTCCTATCACGCCACGTCCCTGGAGGCCGCCCAGGAGGGCGACGGACTGCCCGGGCTGGTCGACCGGCTCGGCTACGAGGATCCGGCGCTCGCCGGAGTCGAGCACCGCGATCTGGTGCGCCACCTGCTCGTACAACTGCCCGAGCGCGAGCAGCGTATCCTTTTGCTGCGTTACTACAGCAATCTGACGCAATCTCAGATCAGCGCGGAGCTCGGCGTCTCCCAGATGCATGTGTCCCGGCTGCTGTCCCGCAGCTTCGCCAGGCTGAGGTCCGCAAATCGGATCGAGTCCTGA
- a CDS encoding 6-phosphofructokinase encodes MRVGVLTGGGDCPGLNAAIRGIVRKGVEVHGFEFVGMRDGWRGVLEGAVVPLDVPAVRGILPRGGTILGSSRTNPLASEDGVGRVRETLAEYEVDALIAIGGEDTLGVAAALGGEGVQVVGVPKTIDNDVAGTDYTFGFDTAVNIATEAIDRLHTTAESHTRALVVEVMGRHAGWIALHSGIAGGANVILIPEQPFDIGQVCAWVENRFKIRYAPIVVVAEGAVPKEGQMVVKDSSRDEFGHVRLSGIGEWLAHEIADRTGKEARTTVLGHIQRGGTPSAFDRWLATRFGLRAIDTVRDQDFGTMVALRGTDIVRIPLAEATAGTKTVDPALYSEFGVFFG; translated from the coding sequence ATGCGTGTCGGTGTGCTGACCGGCGGCGGTGACTGCCCCGGGCTCAACGCCGCGATCCGCGGCATCGTCCGAAAGGGCGTGGAGGTCCACGGCTTCGAGTTCGTCGGAATGCGGGACGGCTGGCGCGGCGTGCTCGAAGGAGCCGTGGTGCCGCTGGACGTCCCGGCCGTGCGCGGCATCCTGCCGCGCGGCGGCACCATCCTCGGCTCCTCCCGGACCAACCCCCTGGCCAGTGAGGACGGGGTCGGCCGGGTGCGGGAGACCCTCGCCGAGTACGAGGTGGACGCGCTCATCGCGATCGGCGGCGAGGACACGCTCGGCGTCGCCGCGGCCCTGGGCGGCGAGGGCGTCCAGGTGGTCGGAGTGCCCAAGACGATCGACAACGACGTGGCCGGCACCGACTACACCTTCGGCTTCGACACCGCGGTCAATATCGCCACCGAGGCGATCGACCGGCTGCACACCACCGCCGAATCCCACACCCGCGCCCTGGTGGTCGAGGTGATGGGGCGGCACGCCGGCTGGATCGCGCTGCACTCGGGCATCGCGGGCGGGGCCAATGTCATCCTCATCCCCGAGCAGCCCTTCGACATCGGCCAGGTCTGCGCCTGGGTGGAGAACCGCTTCAAGATCAGATACGCGCCGATCGTGGTGGTGGCGGAGGGGGCCGTGCCGAAGGAGGGCCAGATGGTGGTCAAGGACTCCAGCCGGGACGAGTTCGGCCATGTCCGGCTGTCCGGTATCGGCGAGTGGCTGGCCCATGAGATCGCCGACCGCACCGGCAAGGAGGCGCGCACCACGGTCCTGGGCCATATCCAGCGCGGTGGGACGCCCAGCGCCTTCGACCGCTGGCTGGCCACCCGCTTCGGGCTGCGCGCGATCGACACCGTCAGGGACCAGGACTTCGGCACGATGGTCGCCCTGCGCGGCACGGACATCGTGCGCATACCGCTGGCCGAGGCCACGGCGGGCACCAAGACCGTCGATCCCGCGCTCTACTCCGAATTCGGGGTGTTCTTCGGCTGA
- a CDS encoding universal stress protein gives MSGAVVAGVDGSRRSLTAAEWAAREAARRGRVLRLVHASPPLPRRVSPVPGADAWQHVGEQMLGQTVTDFRARDPDLEIVGEHTAAEPAEALLEAAAGAGLLVVGARGWGGFDGLAVGSVALRVAAMAQCPVVMVPEARRTGGGWDGAHTDEVQLGFDAHAPAQAPADFAFRAAQERGVPLRVVHAWALPPASPSAWMLTVLEEDRAMWEDQESQVVSDALRPWRESYPEVTVVRDVILLNPAEALVRASERAGLLVIGRRAATRPTELRLGPVAHPVLHHAHCPVAVVPHPAL, from the coding sequence ATGAGCGGCGCTGTCGTGGCGGGGGTCGACGGATCGCGGCGCAGCCTCACGGCGGCCGAATGGGCCGCGCGGGAGGCGGCGCGGCGCGGGCGCGTCCTGCGGCTCGTGCACGCCAGTCCGCCGCTGCCGCGCCGGGTCTCGCCGGTGCCCGGGGCGGACGCCTGGCAGCACGTGGGCGAGCAGATGCTCGGGCAGACGGTCACCGACTTCCGGGCGCGCGATCCGGACCTCGAGATCGTCGGGGAGCACACCGCCGCCGAACCGGCCGAAGCGCTGCTCGAGGCCGCCGCGGGCGCCGGGCTGCTGGTGGTCGGGGCCCGGGGCTGGGGAGGCTTCGACGGGCTGGCGGTGGGCTCCGTGGCGCTGCGGGTGGCGGCGATGGCGCAGTGCCCGGTCGTCATGGTCCCGGAGGCGCGGCGTACGGGCGGCGGATGGGACGGTGCGCATACGGACGAGGTGCAGCTCGGCTTCGACGCGCACGCCCCGGCACAGGCGCCGGCCGACTTCGCGTTCCGCGCCGCGCAGGAGCGGGGCGTACCACTGCGGGTCGTGCATGCGTGGGCGCTGCCTCCGGCCTCCCCGTCGGCCTGGATGCTCACGGTGCTGGAGGAGGACCGCGCCATGTGGGAGGACCAGGAGAGCCAGGTGGTCTCCGACGCCCTGCGGCCCTGGCGGGAGAGCTATCCGGAGGTCACGGTGGTACGGGACGTCATTCTGCTCAATCCGGCGGAGGCGCTGGTGAGGGCCTCGGAGCGGGCCGGACTGCTGGTGATCGGGCGCCGTGCGGCCACCCGGCCGACCGAGCTGCGGCTGGGGCCGGTCGCCCATCCCGTCCTGCACCACGCCCACTGCCCGGTGGCGGTCGTGCCGCATCCCGCGCTCTGA
- the tadA gene encoding tRNA adenosine(34) deaminase TadA translates to MTDPLTGLLPGPEPDPLRDPWRAPMRLALEEAVRAPETGDVPVGAVVLGPDGSVLGRGRNEREAHGDPTAHAEVLALRAAARHLGGWRLTGCTLVVTLEPCTMCAGAIVLSRLDRLVYGAVDEKAGAVGSLWDVVRDRRLNHRPEVIAGVLAEACAAPLTTFFRKS, encoded by the coding sequence ATGACCGATCCGCTGACCGGCCTCCTGCCCGGCCCCGAACCCGACCCTCTGCGCGATCCCTGGCGCGCCCCGATGCGCCTGGCGCTGGAGGAGGCGGTACGGGCACCCGAGACGGGAGATGTGCCGGTCGGCGCCGTCGTGCTGGGCCCGGACGGCTCGGTACTCGGCCGCGGCCGCAACGAGCGCGAGGCCCACGGCGACCCCACGGCCCACGCCGAGGTCCTCGCCCTCCGAGCCGCCGCCCGCCACCTCGGCGGCTGGCGGCTGACCGGCTGCACCCTGGTGGTCACCCTGGAGCCGTGCACGATGTGCGCCGGCGCGATCGTCCTGTCCCGCCTGGACCGGCTGGTCTACGGCGCCGTGGACGAGAAGGCGGGCGCGGTCGGCTCCCTCTGGGACGTCGTCCGCGACCGCCGCCTCAACCACCGCCCCGAGGTCATCGCGGGCGTCCTGGCGGAGGCGTGCGCGGCCCCCCTGACCACCTTCTTCCGCAAGTCCTGA
- the upp gene encoding uracil phosphoribosyltransferase: MRIHVVDHPLVAHKLTTLRDKRTDSPTFRRLADELVTLLAYEATRDVRTEQVDIQTPVTATTGVRLSHPRPMVVPILRAGLGMLDGMVRLLPTAEVGFLGMIRDEETLQASTYATRMPEDLSGRQVYVLDPMLATGGTLVAAIKELISRGADDVTALCLLAAPQGVELMERELAGAPVTVVTSSIDERLNEQGYIVPGLGDAGDRMYGSAG, encoded by the coding sequence ATGCGGATCCACGTCGTCGACCACCCGCTGGTGGCGCACAAACTCACCACGCTGCGCGACAAGCGCACCGACTCCCCCACCTTCCGGCGGCTCGCCGACGAGCTGGTGACCCTGCTCGCGTACGAGGCCACGCGCGATGTGCGCACCGAGCAGGTCGACATCCAGACCCCGGTGACGGCCACGACCGGAGTACGGCTGTCCCACCCGCGCCCCATGGTCGTGCCGATCCTGCGGGCCGGTCTCGGGATGCTGGACGGCATGGTGCGGCTGCTGCCCACCGCGGAGGTCGGCTTCCTGGGCATGATCCGTGACGAGGAGACGCTCCAGGCGTCCACGTACGCCACCCGGATGCCCGAGGACCTCTCCGGCCGTCAGGTGTACGTCCTGGACCCGATGCTCGCCACCGGCGGGACGCTGGTCGCGGCGATCAAGGAGCTGATATCCCGGGGCGCCGACGATGTGACCGCGCTGTGTCTGCTGGCGGCGCCGCAGGGCGTCGAGCTCATGGAGCGCGAGCTGGCGGGGGCGCCGGTGACGGTGGTCACCTCGTCCATCGACGAGCGGCTCAACGAGCAGGGGTACATCGTGCCCGGGCTCGGGGACGCGGGCGACCGGATGTACGGGAGCGCGGGCTGA
- a CDS encoding LytR C-terminal domain-containing protein, giving the protein MSMLTPPGMGGKYRITGDRYPRMSRPRSRRRLMFAAFGSVLTLGLVGWGTLQLIDVFSGDSDDQTVRAAHGTGDCERGDKRPDEKAKSGRSDGGQSGQSGRQGRTGGKLPKPSQITVNVYNATTRSGLAKDTAKELEKRGFKIGKVGNAPEQYDKKVKTTGMLLGAPGAGDGAFNVLGTQLSGAQTKNDARDGKDIDLIIGNSFKDLVKQKDADKALAALAKPSPAPSGKPCR; this is encoded by the coding sequence ATGAGCATGCTGACCCCTCCCGGCATGGGCGGAAAGTACCGCATTACGGGCGATCGCTACCCGCGGATGAGCCGACCCCGGAGCCGCCGGCGGCTGATGTTCGCCGCATTCGGCTCGGTCCTGACGCTCGGCCTGGTCGGCTGGGGAACACTTCAGCTCATCGACGTCTTCTCCGGCGACAGCGACGACCAGACGGTCCGCGCGGCGCACGGCACCGGGGACTGCGAGCGCGGCGACAAGCGCCCCGACGAGAAGGCGAAGTCCGGCCGGTCCGACGGCGGCCAGAGCGGTCAGAGCGGCCGGCAGGGCCGTACGGGCGGGAAACTGCCGAAGCCCTCCCAGATCACGGTCAACGTCTACAACGCGACCACGCGCTCCGGCCTCGCCAAGGACACCGCGAAGGAGCTGGAGAAGCGCGGCTTCAAGATCGGAAAGGTGGGCAACGCCCCGGAGCAGTACGACAAGAAGGTCAAGACCACCGGGATGCTGCTCGGCGCCCCCGGCGCCGGCGACGGGGCCTTCAACGTGCTCGGCACCCAGCTCAGCGGCGCCCAGACCAAGAACGACGCGCGCGACGGCAAGGACATCGACCTGATCATCGGCAACAGTTTCAAGGACCTGGTCAAGCAGAAGGACGCCGACAAGGCGCTGGCCGCCCTGGCCAAGCCCTCGCCCGCGCCCTCCGGAAAGCCCTGCCGCTGA
- a CDS encoding type II toxin-antitoxin system VapB family antitoxin produces the protein MIFKRIGNGRPYPDHGRESTRQWADVAPRPVRLDQLVTTKQQLDLETLLAEDSTFYGDLFAHVVKWQGDLYLEDGLHRAVRAALQQRQVLHARVLELEG, from the coding sequence GTGATCTTCAAGCGCATCGGAAACGGTCGGCCCTATCCCGACCACGGACGGGAAAGCACCCGCCAGTGGGCGGATGTCGCCCCACGCCCGGTACGTCTTGACCAGTTGGTCACGACGAAGCAGCAGCTCGACCTGGAGACGCTGCTCGCGGAGGACTCGACCTTCTACGGGGACCTCTTCGCCCATGTCGTGAAATGGCAGGGCGACCTCTATCTGGAGGACGGGCTGCACCGGGCGGTGCGCGCCGCCCTCCAGCAGCGTCAGGTGCTGCACGCGCGGGTCCTGGAGCTCGAGGGCTGA
- a CDS encoding SDR family oxidoreductase translates to MAVPERPPESRRERGAQEPRRCLVTGATGYIGGRLVPELLDAGHQVRCVARSPEKLRDHPWAGRVETVRGDVTDEESIGAAMEGVDVAYYLVHALGTGPGFEETDRRAARIFGERARAAGVRRIVYLGGLTPGGVPERALSPHLRSRAEVGRVLLDSGVPTAVLRAGVIVGSGSASFEMLRYLTERLPVMVTPRWVHTRTQPIAVRDVLRLLVGCATLPDDVHRTFDIGGPDVLTYLDMMRRYAEVTGLRRRLVAPVPVLSPGLSSLWVGLVTPVPGAIARPLVESLRHEVVCAERDIARYVPDPPGGPLGVDRALELALRRVRDAKVATRWSSAATPGAAGDPLPTDPDWAGGSLYQDRRARAVAASPEDVWRVVEGIGGENGWYSMPLAWALRGWIDTLVGGVGLRRGRRDAARLRVGDSLDFWRVEEVLPPRLLRLRAEMRLPGLAWLEMTVDRDARGGTVYRQRALFHPRGLAGHLYWWSIAPFHALVFGGMARNIAARAEKDVAGRDTGGTDAAGTSTSASRSR, encoded by the coding sequence ATGGCTGTTCCCGAGCGTCCGCCGGAGTCGCGCCGTGAGCGCGGTGCGCAGGAGCCGCGCCGCTGTCTGGTCACCGGCGCCACCGGCTACATCGGCGGCAGGCTGGTGCCCGAGCTGCTGGACGCGGGGCATCAGGTGCGATGTGTGGCCCGTTCGCCCGAGAAGCTGCGTGATCACCCCTGGGCGGGGCGGGTGGAGACCGTACGCGGCGATGTGACCGACGAGGAGTCCATCGGCGCCGCCATGGAGGGCGTGGACGTCGCGTACTACCTGGTGCACGCGCTGGGCACCGGCCCCGGTTTCGAGGAGACCGACCGCCGGGCCGCGCGGATCTTCGGCGAACGGGCCCGGGCGGCGGGGGTGCGCCGGATCGTCTATCTCGGCGGGCTGACCCCGGGCGGGGTCCCCGAGCGCGCGCTCTCGCCCCATCTGCGCTCCCGGGCCGAGGTGGGCCGGGTGCTGCTGGACTCCGGGGTGCCGACGGCCGTTCTGCGGGCCGGGGTGATCGTCGGCTCGGGCTCGGCCTCGTTCGAGATGCTCCGCTACCTCACCGAGCGGCTGCCGGTGATGGTGACGCCCCGCTGGGTGCACACCCGCACCCAGCCGATCGCCGTCCGCGATGTGCTGCGGCTGCTGGTGGGCTGCGCCACGCTGCCCGACGACGTGCACCGGACCTTCGACATCGGCGGCCCCGACGTCCTCACCTACCTCGACATGATGCGGCGGTACGCGGAGGTGACCGGGCTGCGGCGGCGTCTGGTCGCCCCGGTGCCGGTGCTCAGCCCCGGGCTCTCCAGTCTCTGGGTCGGCCTGGTCACCCCCGTGCCCGGCGCCATCGCCCGCCCGCTGGTGGAGTCGCTGCGCCATGAAGTGGTGTGCGCCGAACGGGACATCGCCCGCTATGTGCCGGATCCGCCGGGCGGGCCGCTCGGCGTGGACCGGGCGCTGGAGCTGGCCCTGCGCCGGGTCCGCGACGCGAAGGTGGCCACCCGCTGGTCCTCCGCCGCCACCCCCGGCGCGGCCGGCGATCCGCTGCCCACCGACCCCGACTGGGCGGGCGGCAGCCTCTACCAGGACCGCCGCGCACGCGCGGTGGCCGCCTCGCCGGAGGACGTCTGGCGGGTGGTGGAGGGGATCGGCGGGGAGAACGGGTGGTACTCGATGCCGCTCGCCTGGGCGCTGCGCGGCTGGATCGACACCCTGGTGGGCGGCGTCGGACTGCGCCGGGGCCGCCGGGACGCGGCGCGGCTCAGAGTGGGGGACAGCCTCGACTTCTGGCGGGTGGAGGAGGTCCTGCCGCCCCGGCTGCTGCGGCTGCGGGCCGAGATGCGGCTGCCGGGCCTGGCCTGGCTGGAGATGACGGTCGACCGGGACGCGCGGGGCGGGACGGTCTACCGGCAGCGGGCGCTGTTCCATCCGCGCGGCCTCGCCGGACATCTCTACTGGTGGTCGATCGCGCCCTTCCACGCCCTCGTCTTCGGCGGGATGGCGCGGAACATCGCCGCCCGGGCCGAGAAGGACGTGGCCGGGAGGGACACGGGTGGGACGGACGCGGCCGGGACGAGTACGTCGGCGTCCCGCTCGCGGTGA